The Paenibacillus tianjinensis genome has a window encoding:
- a CDS encoding LTA synthase family protein, translating to MSSLTIRRWLVKPFIFFTIIFILKSFLAWGVIFGDLLSWKSIITEIPFVWALFCLIEAFASKRKLGYYMLVNLLVTAIFFAAIMYFKYYGVIVTYHAAEQVNQVTAVRNSVFSLMDPYYLLIFADIIILGAYFFFNKKGREYKKENINRRTGTSKFSYSLLFAVSFGLCLFNILPNKASMNEIKKAQEMGLLNYEAYTIFAQDKPELVKASEITQDVINQVKGIDTAAVSPFQGTAKGKNLIIIQLESFQSFLLGLTIDGKEITPNLNSLMKDSLYFPNFYQMVGQGNTSDAEFVVNSSFYIPPQGAATMSYVDKELPSLPRLLQANGYQTATFHTNDVEFWNRGELYSALGWEHYYDHKFFGDEDTFFFGASDEVLYRKTADKLKEMEGDGKPFYAQVISMSAHHPFTIPAEKYQMKLPERYEGTFVGDYVRSQNYADYAFGQFVEELKANGLWDNSLIMVYGDHMGLPIYSLDHDDKELMEEIYGHEYGYADMLNIPLLIHEQGSLAPQTLEQVGGEVDIMPTAASLLGVPMGDTIHFGQDITAQTYNLLPQRYYLPTGSFIASSALLIPGNSFEDNTQYTLAAGGKSPAGTEDEYTRALRLRQLSDSYVTQLPDKAPDKE from the coding sequence GTGTCATCTTTGACAATTAGACGGTGGTTAGTCAAACCATTCATCTTTTTCACGATCATCTTTATCCTCAAAAGTTTCCTGGCCTGGGGCGTTATTTTCGGCGATTTGCTGTCCTGGAAATCTATAATTACTGAAATCCCTTTTGTCTGGGCCCTTTTTTGTCTTATTGAGGCCTTCGCCTCCAAACGGAAGCTCGGGTATTACATGCTGGTGAACCTGCTAGTTACCGCTATCTTTTTTGCAGCCATTATGTATTTCAAATATTATGGTGTCATTGTCACATACCATGCAGCCGAGCAGGTGAATCAGGTCACCGCTGTGCGCAACAGTGTATTTTCATTAATGGACCCGTATTATCTGTTGATTTTTGCCGATATCATTATTCTTGGTGCATACTTCTTCTTTAATAAAAAAGGCCGGGAATATAAAAAGGAAAACATCAACCGCCGCACCGGAACCTCAAAGTTCTCATACAGCCTGCTGTTCGCGGTGTCATTCGGACTGTGCTTGTTCAACATTCTGCCCAATAAGGCCAGTATGAATGAAATCAAGAAAGCCCAGGAAATGGGTCTCCTCAATTATGAGGCTTATACCATTTTTGCTCAAGACAAACCGGAACTGGTGAAGGCCAGTGAGATTACCCAGGATGTTATTAACCAGGTGAAGGGCATCGATACGGCAGCGGTCTCCCCGTTCCAGGGTACGGCCAAAGGCAAGAACCTGATTATCATCCAGCTGGAGTCCTTCCAGAGCTTTTTGCTGGGGCTCACGATCGACGGCAAGGAAATTACACCGAACCTGAACAGCCTGATGAAAGACAGCCTGTATTTCCCTAACTTCTATCAGATGGTAGGCCAAGGGAATACATCCGATGCTGAATTCGTCGTCAACTCTTCCTTTTATATTCCGCCGCAAGGTGCGGCTACAATGTCTTATGTAGATAAGGAGCTGCCGAGTCTGCCCCGTCTGCTGCAGGCGAACGGATATCAGACAGCGACCTTCCATACGAATGATGTAGAATTCTGGAACCGCGGCGAGCTATACAGCGCGCTGGGCTGGGAGCATTATTATGACCATAAGTTCTTCGGTGATGAGGATACCTTCTTCTTCGGGGCATCCGATGAAGTGCTCTACCGTAAAACAGCCGATAAGCTTAAAGAAATGGAAGGGGATGGCAAGCCGTTCTACGCTCAAGTGATTTCGATGTCTGCCCACCATCCGTTTACGATTCCTGCAGAGAAATATCAGATGAAGCTGCCGGAGCGTTATGAAGGCACTTTTGTCGGTGACTATGTCCGGTCCCAGAATTATGCCGACTATGCCTTTGGACAATTTGTTGAAGAACTCAAAGCAAACGGCCTCTGGGACAACAGTCTGATCATGGTATACGGAGACCATATGGGACTGCCGATATATTCGCTGGACCATGACGATAAGGAATTAATGGAGGAAATATACGGGCATGAATACGGGTATGCCGACATGCTTAACATTCCGCTCCTTATCCATGAACAGGGCAGCCTTGCGCCGCAGACACTAGAACAGGTCGGCGGAGAAGTCGATATTATGCCGACAGCAGCCAGCCTGCTGGGTGTACCCATGGGTGATACCATTCATTTTGGCCAGGACATCACCGCCCAGACTTACAATCTGCTGCCGCAGCGTTACTATCTGCCGACCGGGTCCTTTATCGCCAGTTCCGCACTGCTTATTCCCGGCAACAGCTTTGAGGACAACACGCAGTACACCCTTGCTGCCGGAGGGAAATCACCTGCCGGAACCGAAGATGAATACACCCGTGCGCTGAGATTACGCCAGCTGTCGGACAGCTATGTTACGCAGCTGCCGGATAAAGCGCCGGACAAAGAATAA
- a CDS encoding MarR family winged helix-turn-helix transcriptional regulator: MPQQIDPLVESLGLSMWRVQRRITSQMSLHKEMGLTVPQFHLLHIIAQEKQARVIQLAEKLEVKSSAVTVMLDRLELLELITRVPDENDRRAVSVTLTTKGEELLKEAHYRSLLLLTEHLSILKPEELKNFAEYYTLLEKQER, encoded by the coding sequence ATGCCGCAGCAAATTGATCCTTTGGTAGAATCCTTGGGATTATCCATGTGGAGAGTACAACGCAGAATCACATCACAGATGTCTTTGCATAAAGAAATGGGCCTTACTGTTCCGCAGTTCCATCTGCTGCATATCATTGCACAAGAGAAGCAGGCGAGGGTCATCCAGCTTGCCGAGAAGCTGGAGGTAAAATCAAGCGCGGTTACCGTCATGCTGGACCGGCTGGAGCTGCTGGAGCTTATCACCCGTGTTCCGGATGAGAATGACCGCAGAGCCGTCAGTGTGACGCTTACTACGAAGGGCGAGGAACTGCTCAAAGAAGCACATTATCGGTCGCTGCTTCTGTTGACCGAACACTTATCGATTTTAAAGCCGGAGGAATTGAAGAATTTTGCCGAATATTATACGCTGCTGGAGAAGCAGGAACGATAA
- a CDS encoding methyl-accepting chemotaxis protein — protein sequence MKLATKLTWMMLIVLLLVGSSIGFFGYRAAYNQLDEAAGIELVGCANITTGLVDPVDIAALAAGDNSKLTAIEDRIGWINAHKPIFKEAFILSLDGKVLAADANFKKRGYKAGDSFYFSEKDKDMITTMKHSAYSEVYTYQGASLKTGYGPIYQDHDPTKPIIALMAINFDGSLIQERTQDIIVQPFIIGISILIVAILAAYLFIRRLVSPLTKLSGSVNTVAKGDLSHDPLLFDRKDEIGTLARDFNEMTTSLRTLITQVNDTSMLVASSSQELSASAQETNRAGEHSVNVTLELADGAHTQLRNLEGSYRSVQEMSRFITEIASNADNAMNTAASNALKARSGRESMDSTTSQMQVVSDSITDLSEIIESLGSHSKEIENIVGTIAGIAEETNLLSLNAAIEAARAGEEGRGFAVVAGSVRKLAERSAQSAGQIGQLVSLIVTQMDKAGEMMKRSTGEMVEGREMIMAAGQSFSEIEHSVSDMSSQSRQISETVRELALISEGLVEAIQSIVAVSNQTAEGAETLSASSQQQLAAMQEVESSAAFLSSLAEKLQVLVENFKI from the coding sequence ATGAAATTGGCAACAAAATTAACTTGGATGATGCTCATTGTATTACTTCTTGTCGGATCATCCATCGGGTTCTTCGGATACCGCGCTGCGTACAATCAACTAGATGAAGCTGCGGGTATTGAATTGGTAGGCTGCGCCAATATTACAACCGGCCTCGTTGACCCCGTTGACATAGCGGCTCTTGCCGCAGGAGACAACAGTAAACTTACCGCCATCGAGGATCGTATTGGCTGGATTAATGCGCATAAACCGATTTTCAAGGAAGCATTCATCCTCTCCTTGGACGGCAAAGTTCTTGCCGCAGATGCTAATTTCAAAAAGAGGGGATATAAAGCAGGAGACTCCTTTTATTTCTCAGAAAAAGATAAAGATATGATTACTACCATGAAGCATTCCGCATACTCCGAAGTTTATACATATCAAGGTGCCTCTCTTAAAACCGGCTACGGCCCCATCTATCAGGATCACGACCCAACCAAACCTATCATTGCACTCATGGCTATCAATTTCGACGGCTCCCTGATTCAGGAACGGACACAGGATATCATTGTTCAACCCTTTATTATCGGTATATCTATCCTGATCGTGGCCATCCTTGCAGCATACCTGTTCATTCGCCGCCTGGTAAGCCCGCTGACTAAGCTCTCCGGCTCCGTAAACACCGTAGCAAAGGGTGATCTTTCCCATGACCCGCTCCTGTTTGACCGCAAGGACGAGATTGGCACACTGGCCCGTGACTTCAATGAGATGACAACGAGTCTGCGCACGCTTATCACTCAGGTCAACGATACTTCCATGCTGGTGGCCTCTTCATCACAGGAGCTGTCCGCCAGTGCACAGGAGACGAACCGCGCTGGTGAGCACAGCGTTAATGTAACCCTCGAATTAGCCGACGGCGCTCATACCCAGCTGCGAAATTTGGAGGGAAGCTACCGGTCCGTTCAGGAAATGTCCCGGTTCATCACTGAGATCGCCAGCAATGCTGACAACGCAATGAATACGGCCGCCAGCAATGCCCTTAAGGCCCGTTCAGGCCGGGAATCCATGGATTCTACCACCTCGCAGATGCAGGTTGTCAGTGACAGCATCACTGACCTGTCCGAAATCATCGAATCCCTTGGCAGTCACTCCAAAGAGATCGAGAACATTGTGGGCACGATCGCCGGCATAGCGGAAGAAACAAATCTATTATCTCTGAACGCAGCCATCGAAGCTGCCCGTGCCGGAGAAGAAGGCCGCGGCTTTGCCGTAGTGGCCGGATCTGTACGCAAACTGGCGGAACGCTCCGCCCAATCCGCCGGCCAGATCGGCCAATTGGTCAGCCTGATTGTCACCCAAATGGACAAGGCCGGAGAGATGATGAAGCGCTCAACCGGTGAAATGGTGGAAGGCAGAGAGATGATTATGGCCGCCGGACAGTCGTTCTCCGAGATTGAACACTCCGTATCAGATATGTCCTCGCAGAGCCGGCAGATCTCGGAAACCGTACGCGAGCTGGCACTGATCTCCGAGGGACTCGTAGAAGCGATCCAGAGTATTGTGGCCGTCTCCAATCAGACCGCTGAGGGTGCAGAGACATTATCCGCCTCTTCGCAGCAACAGCTTGCCGCGATGCAGGAAGTGGAATCCTCTGCAGCCTTCCTCTCTTCGCTTGCGGAGAAGCTGCAGGTACTTGTCGAGAACTTTAAAATTTAG
- a CDS encoding EAL domain-containing protein, with product MDQMGTHYNTWIVLLSFALAVIAAYSALNLISQVSHSNRKIRRFWLALGAVVLGAGLWAMHYAGISTLATEGNLHYNPIAQGISVIVTLLASSVGIFLFRKFRGQGKFNFWKLGSALFIGCAVTGMHFISLRASSVELDSWLGTKPFAMENVILLTGVSLVALFMLAISGGAVFLDRHVLEIMAYNDPLTELPNRHGLERYFKDEFFGVNSGAVFFVDLDRFKSINDTLGHDVGDLLLQEVADRLRKCVSMKGKVFRLGGDEFLIALPDCGIEDAQEAAQHILREIKKSYSVEGNELYVTASIGISMAPVHGTDRSALMKAADTALYTSKDSGKNKFSVFDQEMNRHQVRRMSLEKDLRRALARSEFMVVYQPKWDSLMNVTVGLEALLRWRHPEHGIISPAEFIPIAEETGLIVPITYWMLHEVCGQNKLWHRAEVANVPVSINMSARMFEGGSLYDVVEEALIRSGLEPHFLELEITESIAMNNMEETVAQLSKLRALGVRVSLDDFGTGFSSLGNLDEIPVNTLKIDQVFIRKSKMHSKKAIISNIIAIASNLNMEVVAEGVETPEQIELLQSLGCRVMQGFYYGRPMPVNELGQWFIENTA from the coding sequence ATGGATCAGATGGGAACCCACTATAATACATGGATTGTTTTACTATCTTTTGCACTTGCTGTAATAGCGGCTTATTCAGCGCTTAACCTGATTTCCCAGGTTTCCCATTCCAACCGTAAAATCCGCAGGTTCTGGCTTGCATTGGGTGCAGTTGTGCTTGGGGCCGGGCTTTGGGCGATGCACTATGCCGGCATTTCCACTCTGGCGACAGAAGGTAATCTCCATTATAATCCAATTGCCCAAGGCATCTCCGTCATCGTCACCCTCTTGGCATCTTCTGTCGGTATATTTTTATTCAGGAAATTCAGGGGACAGGGGAAGTTTAATTTCTGGAAGCTTGGCTCCGCATTATTCATCGGATGCGCTGTTACAGGCATGCATTTTATCAGTCTAAGAGCGAGCAGCGTGGAGCTTGACAGCTGGCTTGGAACAAAGCCATTTGCCATGGAGAATGTTATCCTGTTGACCGGGGTTTCGCTGGTTGCCCTGTTTATGCTCGCCATCTCCGGAGGGGCTGTTTTCCTCGACCGGCATGTGCTGGAAATTATGGCCTATAATGATCCGCTGACAGAGCTGCCGAACCGGCATGGCCTGGAGCGTTATTTCAAGGATGAGTTTTTCGGGGTGAATTCAGGTGCGGTGTTTTTTGTGGATCTGGACCGCTTCAAGTCGATTAATGATACGCTCGGACATGATGTCGGTGATTTGCTGCTGCAGGAGGTCGCAGACCGGTTAAGAAAATGTGTCTCGATGAAAGGCAAGGTCTTCCGGCTCGGCGGCGACGAATTTCTGATCGCTCTGCCCGATTGCGGGATAGAGGATGCCCAGGAGGCGGCACAGCATATTCTGCGGGAGATTAAGAAATCCTACAGCGTCGAGGGCAACGAGCTGTATGTGACGGCCAGTATCGGGATCAGCATGGCTCCGGTGCACGGAACAGACCGTTCTGCGCTTATGAAAGCCGCTGACACGGCGCTGTACACCTCCAAAGACTCCGGCAAGAATAAATTCAGTGTATTCGACCAGGAGATGAACCGCCATCAGGTGCGGCGGATGTCACTGGAGAAGGATCTGCGCAGGGCACTCGCCCGTTCTGAATTTATGGTAGTCTACCAGCCTAAGTGGGATTCACTCATGAATGTCACTGTCGGTCTTGAAGCCCTGCTGCGCTGGAGACATCCGGAGCATGGAATTATCTCGCCGGCGGAATTCATTCCGATTGCCGAGGAGACGGGACTGATCGTGCCGATCACTTACTGGATGCTGCACGAAGTGTGCGGCCAAAATAAGCTGTGGCACCGGGCAGAGGTAGCGAATGTGCCTGTATCCATCAACATGTCGGCGCGGATGTTTGAAGGCGGCAGCCTGTATGATGTAGTGGAAGAGGCGCTCATCCGCTCGGGGCTGGAGCCGCATTTCCTGGAGCTGGAGATCACCGAATCGATTGCCATGAACAATATGGAAGAGACGGTTGCCCAGCTCTCCAAACTCCGGGCCCTTGGGGTACGAGTCTCGCTAGATGACTTTGGTACCGGCTTCTCATCACTCGGCAATCTGGATGAGATTCCGGTGAATACGCTGAAGATTGATCAGGTCTTCATCCGCAAGAGTAAGATGCACTCCAAAAAAGCGATTATCAGCAATATTATCGCCATTGCCAGCAACCTCAATATGGAGGTGGTGGCAGAGGGCGTGGAGACACCGGAGCAGATCGAGCTGCTGCAGTCATTGGGCTGCCGGGTTATGCAGGGCTTCTATTACGGCCGCCCGATGCCGGTGAATGAGCTGGGCCAGTGGTTTATTGAGAATACGGCTTAA
- a CDS encoding ABC transporter ATP-binding protein has translation MSLAEEPVISISGLWMNYSDRMVLRGIDLAVYPGQIIGYIGPNGAGKSTTVKIMLGLVEGYTGTVSIFGKDIADGDAAYKRRIGYVPEVAELYDSLTAREYLTFIGELYGMKRAEADSKAEKLMGLLNLERAYDMRIASFSKGMKQKVLLISSMLHDPDILFLDEPLSGLDANSVMIVKEIFASLAARGKTIFYSSHIMDVVEKISSRIILIDGGDIVADGSFAELKEQSKEGSLEGIFNELTGFDKYRDIAGEFVAVIGEGARHE, from the coding sequence ATGAGCCTTGCGGAAGAACCGGTGATTTCGATTTCCGGCCTATGGATGAACTACAGTGACAGGATGGTGCTGCGGGGAATCGACCTTGCGGTCTATCCCGGACAAATTATCGGTTATATCGGTCCCAACGGGGCAGGCAAAAGCACGACCGTCAAAATTATGCTCGGCCTGGTAGAAGGGTACACTGGCACAGTGAGCATTTTTGGCAAGGATATCGCAGACGGCGATGCTGCTTATAAAAGACGGATCGGTTACGTTCCGGAAGTTGCGGAATTGTACGACAGCCTGACCGCCAGAGAATATCTGACCTTCATCGGGGAGCTCTACGGAATGAAGCGGGCTGAGGCAGACAGCAAGGCCGAAAAGCTGATGGGACTGCTGAATCTGGAACGGGCCTACGATATGCGGATCGCTTCCTTTTCCAAGGGAATGAAGCAGAAGGTGCTGCTGATCTCAAGCATGCTGCATGATCCTGATATTTTGTTCCTGGACGAGCCGCTTAGCGGATTAGATGCCAACAGTGTAATGATCGTTAAAGAGATTTTTGCTTCACTTGCTGCAAGGGGTAAAACTATCTTTTACTCCTCGCATATTATGGATGTCGTTGAGAAGATCAGCAGCCGGATTATTCTGATTGACGGCGGTGATATTGTGGCGGACGGAAGTTTTGCTGAGCTCAAGGAACAGAGCAAGGAAGGGTCACTTGAAGGGATTTTCAATGAACTGACCGGATTTGATAAGTACCGGGATATTGCCGGCGAGTTTGTTGCGGTCATAGGGGAAGGTGCCCGGCATGAATGA
- a CDS encoding Gfo/Idh/MocA family protein: protein MTQKLRWGIIGCAQIATGSVMPAILESETGIIEAVASRGLEKSSAVAAEFGINKAYGSYEELLADKDIDAVYIPLPNHLHREWVIRAAEAGKHVLCEKPIALNSTEAAEMVEACRKAGVHLAEAYMYRHHPRIAELREIISRGDIGELRSIRGTFTYNDAGDISNIRFKSAWGGGSLYDVGCYPLSAARLLFGAEPEAVTVQAIFSPEHDNVDMMASGLVEFPGGVSLIFDCGMWAYNRQLLEVLGTEGRIEIPMPFNARFEDAEFYVHTGGEVSRFAATGANPYVRQADDFAAAVSGSKPIVAGDDPVRSMKLIEACLESARRRERISLL, encoded by the coding sequence ATGACGCAGAAACTCCGATGGGGAATTATCGGATGTGCCCAGATTGCAACGGGTTCTGTCATGCCGGCAATTCTGGAATCGGAAACCGGCATCATTGAGGCGGTAGCAAGCCGGGGGCTGGAGAAGAGCAGCGCCGTTGCTGCGGAGTTTGGTATCAATAAGGCTTACGGCAGCTATGAGGAACTGCTGGCCGATAAGGACATTGATGCTGTGTATATTCCGCTTCCGAATCATCTTCACCGGGAGTGGGTGATCCGTGCGGCGGAAGCGGGCAAGCATGTGCTCTGCGAGAAGCCGATTGCCCTGAACAGTACCGAAGCAGCGGAGATGGTGGAGGCCTGCCGCAAAGCGGGTGTACATTTGGCTGAAGCTTATATGTACCGGCATCATCCGCGGATTGCCGAGCTGCGGGAGATCATATCGCGCGGGGATATAGGTGAGCTGCGGTCGATCCGCGGAACATTCACCTATAATGATGCCGGAGATATCTCGAATATCCGCTTCAAGTCAGCATGGGGCGGAGGCTCGCTGTACGATGTCGGCTGCTACCCGCTTAGCGCGGCGCGTCTACTGTTTGGTGCAGAGCCGGAGGCGGTGACGGTGCAGGCGATTTTCTCACCAGAGCATGACAATGTAGATATGATGGCCTCGGGCCTGGTCGAATTTCCCGGCGGCGTGAGCCTGATCTTCGATTGCGGCATGTGGGCTTATAACCGCCAGCTGCTGGAAGTCCTCGGCACAGAAGGGCGGATTGAGATTCCGATGCCGTTCAATGCCAGATTCGAAGATGCCGAGTTCTACGTGCATACCGGTGGGGAAGTGAGCCGGTTTGCGGCTACCGGTGCCAATCCGTATGTCCGTCAGGCCGATGATTTTGCCGCAGCCGTCTCTGGAAGCAAGCCTATTGTTGCCGGGGATGACCCGGTCCGGAGTATGAAATTGATTGAAGCCTGTCTTGAATCTGCCCGGCGGCGCGAGCGGATCAGCCTGCTATAG
- a CDS encoding prenyltransferase → MNVRSFLGFVELPTKVASVIPFLLGTLYALYRFEDFYVLRSILMFVSLLSFDMATTAINNYYDFKKAAKKHGYGYETHNAIVHYKLKESTVVATIAVLLALAVGGGIALVSQTGLIIFLLGGLSFLIGILYSFGPIPISRMPLGELFSGLFMGFVIIFISAYIHSDQSLVTLLLRDGWIDLHINFVEVLYIFWFSVPAILGIAGIMLANNICDIEDDLENRRYTLPVYIGRQNALLLFKMLYYVSYLDLIVLLIIGVNPVLVALLLITLVPLRRNISLFYEKQEKAVTFILAVKNFVLMSTARIVVLGVAVILSSLDILT, encoded by the coding sequence GTGAATGTAAGGAGCTTCCTGGGGTTTGTCGAGCTGCCGACCAAGGTGGCCAGTGTTATCCCGTTCCTGCTGGGGACACTGTATGCCTTATACCGGTTTGAGGATTTCTATGTTCTGCGTTCGATCCTGATGTTCGTGTCTCTGCTGAGCTTCGATATGGCGACAACGGCCATTAACAACTATTACGATTTCAAAAAAGCGGCCAAGAAGCATGGCTACGGGTATGAGACTCATAATGCGATCGTTCACTATAAGCTGAAAGAGAGCACAGTGGTAGCAACCATTGCAGTTCTGCTCGCTCTGGCTGTCGGCGGCGGCATTGCCCTTGTCTCCCAGACCGGGCTGATTATCTTTTTGCTGGGCGGACTGTCGTTTCTGATCGGCATTCTGTATTCCTTCGGGCCGATTCCGATCTCGCGGATGCCGCTGGGCGAACTGTTCTCAGGTCTCTTTATGGGCTTTGTGATTATCTTTATCTCCGCCTATATTCACTCGGATCAGAGCCTGGTCACACTGCTGCTGCGGGACGGCTGGATCGACCTGCACATTAACTTCGTCGAGGTTCTGTACATCTTCTGGTTCTCCGTACCGGCTATTCTGGGGATAGCGGGGATTATGCTGGCCAACAACATCTGCGACATCGAAGATGATCTGGAGAACCGCAGATATACCCTGCCGGTCTACATCGGGCGCCAGAATGCGCTACTGTTGTTTAAAATGCTCTATTATGTCTCATATCTTGATCTGATTGTTCTGCTGATTATAGGTGTGAATCCGGTGCTGGTGGCACTACTGCTGATTACGCTGGTACCCCTGCGCCGCAACATTTCCCTGTTCTATGAGAAGCAGGAGAAGGCGGTAACCTTTATTCTGGCGGTCAAAAACTTCGTGCTGATGAGTACAGCACGGATTGTTGTGCTGGGGGTTGCCGTTATTCTGAGCAGTCTGGATATTCTGACGTAA
- a CDS encoding DUF6081 family protein, which yields MDKNKEITGEVQPVLNSQTVIGDFHTILSEGQVWKTGGFTLPDGSFWAYREPEAVVIVRNGFLYVRAQLSRQHNHVQILDNAKHMYYSAKPVEVPEDGEISFELQIRARTQGTAPGDLYDGYVSLNLLDFTTGAALDFFAGNDNYASVYGVLPFPGVTVPETGGTKYFCIFKEAADFKPREFNTYKITYHRGKDEAVFYVNGQEVRREQNVPIKFNSFTIALGIMTEKDLTPEGSVSAHGQTVIAEWSPVTVTTTAK from the coding sequence ATGGACAAGAACAAAGAAATAACCGGAGAAGTACAGCCTGTCTTGAACAGCCAAACCGTAATTGGAGACTTCCATACCATTCTGTCGGAGGGGCAAGTGTGGAAAACCGGCGGATTCACGTTGCCTGACGGCTCGTTCTGGGCTTACCGTGAGCCTGAGGCTGTAGTGATTGTGCGGAACGGCTTCCTGTATGTCCGGGCACAGCTGAGCCGCCAGCATAACCATGTCCAGATTCTCGACAATGCGAAGCATATGTATTATTCGGCTAAGCCGGTAGAGGTGCCCGAGGACGGGGAGATCAGCTTTGAGCTGCAGATCCGCGCCCGTACACAGGGGACAGCACCGGGGGATCTGTATGACGGTTACGTGTCACTGAATCTGCTTGACTTCACGACCGGTGCGGCGCTTGATTTTTTTGCCGGGAATGACAACTATGCCAGCGTATACGGTGTGCTGCCTTTTCCGGGTGTTACGGTGCCTGAGACGGGCGGAACGAAATATTTTTGTATTTTTAAAGAGGCTGCCGACTTCAAACCGCGTGAGTTCAACACGTACAAAATCACGTATCACCGCGGCAAGGACGAGGCTGTGTTCTATGTAAACGGGCAAGAGGTGCGCCGTGAGCAGAATGTGCCGATCAAGTTTAACAGTTTCACCATTGCCCTCGGCATTATGACAGAGAAGGATCTGACGCCGGAGGGCAGCGTATCGGCACATGGACAGACAGTGATCGCCGAATGGTCGCCGGTGACCGTAACAACCACCGCAAAATAA
- a CDS encoding prenyltransferase, producing MDKWKLFKKITRFGTIPVMLIPVVLGTVGAYVWEGSFHPFLFVITIIGAVAAHLFSNMVNDLWDFRNGTDTEAKNTPGMISTNSGFLSGGLMPESLFASLTWGLLAVAVACGLFLSISSGWETLWFVAAGALIAYFYVAPPLRFGYRGKGYSEFAIFVAFGIMPVLGSYFVQTGQFSLKPVLLSVPVGLLTTLLLFNHHFLHWRADKQAGKRTLVVVWGERRALVFSQFLLLISYVSLIVCVIFGVLPVYGLLALLTAVAPVHVYRGLQPQNASPAYLPLMGASQQASVRCGAIMALALLIQGLI from the coding sequence ATGGATAAATGGAAATTATTTAAGAAGATCACACGGTTTGGAACGATTCCCGTGATGCTCATTCCGGTTGTTTTGGGAACGGTTGGGGCATATGTATGGGAAGGAAGTTTCCATCCTTTTTTGTTTGTAATCACAATTATCGGCGCAGTTGCAGCCCATTTGTTCTCGAATATGGTGAATGATTTATGGGACTTCCGTAATGGAACTGATACCGAAGCAAAGAACACGCCGGGAATGATATCGACGAATTCCGGGTTTTTATCCGGGGGGCTGATGCCGGAATCCCTATTTGCTTCATTGACGTGGGGGCTCCTCGCTGTAGCTGTGGCCTGCGGCCTGTTTCTCAGCATTTCCAGCGGCTGGGAGACACTCTGGTTCGTCGCAGCCGGTGCACTGATTGCCTACTTCTATGTCGCTCCGCCGCTTCGCTTCGGATACCGGGGCAAGGGCTACAGTGAGTTTGCGATTTTCGTCGCCTTTGGCATTATGCCTGTGCTGGGTTCTTATTTCGTGCAGACTGGTCAGTTCAGTCTGAAGCCTGTCCTGCTGTCGGTGCCTGTAGGCCTGCTTACGACCCTGCTCTTATTCAATCATCATTTCCTGCACTGGAGAGCGGACAAGCAGGCCGGAAAACGCACCCTGGTGGTAGTCTGGGGGGAACGCAGGGCGCTGGTGTTCTCGCAGTTCCTGCTGCTTATTTCCTATGTATCACTGATTGTATGTGTGATTTTTGGCGTGCTGCCGGTCTATGGCCTGCTTGCGCTGCTTACCGCAGTTGCACCGGTGCATGTGTACCGCGGACTGCAGCCGCAGAATGCTTCGCCGGCATACCTGCCGCTTATGGGCGCTTCACAGCAGGCTTCCGTGCGCTGCGGTGCGATCATGGCGCTGGCCTTGCTGATTCAAGGCTTAATCTAA